A part of Emys orbicularis isolate rEmyOrb1 chromosome 13, rEmyOrb1.hap1, whole genome shotgun sequence genomic DNA contains:
- the LOC135887660 gene encoding olfactory receptor 14A16-like has product MSNLTTVTEFLLLGFSDVQELQMLHFVVFLVIYLVALVGNLLIFMAIAFDHHLHTPMYFFLMNLSVLDLGSISVTVPKSMANSLMNTKSISYAGCVAQVFFLFFFVTADFSLLTIMAYDRYVAICQPLHYERMMNSKACVQMAAGAWISGILYSVLHTGNTFALTFCGGNMVDQFFCEIPQLLKLSCSDSYLSEVGVLAFSVCLLLGCFVFIIVSYVQIFKSVLRIPSEQGQHKAFSTCLPHLTVVSLVVFTGAFAYLKPTSSSPSALDLVVAVLYSVLPQIMNPIVYSLRNKEMKAALRRLTGYR; this is encoded by the coding sequence atgtccaacctaaccaccgtgaccgagttccttctcctcggattctctgatgttcaggAGCTGCAGATGTTGCACTTTGTGGTGTTTCTTGTGATTTACCTAGTAGCCCTGGTGGGGAATCTTCTTATCTTCATGGCCATAGCATTTGAccaccaccttcacacccccatgtacttcttcctgatgaatctgtCCGTCCTAGAccttggctccatctctgtcaccGTCCCCAAATCCATGGCAAACTCCCTCATGAACACCAAGTCTATTTCCTATGCTGGATGTGTTGCCCAAgtctttttcctcttcttctttgtGACAGCAGATTTTTCCCTTCTCACCATCATGGCGTACGACCGATATgtcgccatctgccaaccactgcactatgagagAATGATGAACAGCAAAGcgtgtgtccaaatggcagctggtgcctggatcaGTGGGATTCTCTACTCTGTACTACACACTGGGAACACGTTTGCATTGAccttctgtggaggcaacatggtggatcagttcttctgtgagaTCCCCCAGCTACTCAAGCTCTCCTGCTCTGACTCATATCTGAGTGAAGTTGGGGTTCTTGCATTTAGTGTGTGTTTACTCTTAGGCTGCTTTGTTTTTATCATTGTGtcatatgttcagatcttcaaatCAGTGCtcagaatcccctctgagcagggccagcataaagccttctccacctgccttcctcacctcacTGTGGTCTCCTTGGTTGTTTTCACTGGGGCCTTTGCCTAcctgaaacccacctccagctccccaTCTGCTCTGGATCTTGTGGTGGCAGTTCTCTATTCCGTATTGCCACAAATCATGAATCCAATtgtctacagcctgaggaacaaggagatgAAAGCTGCCCTGAGAAGACTGACTGGGTATAGGTAA